The following nucleotide sequence is from Diospyros lotus cultivar Yz01 chromosome 3, ASM1463336v1, whole genome shotgun sequence.
GGCACCTGTTTGTTGCACTTTTCACTGCGAAAAAGCAACCCTAAACCAATCACTATTatatgcagagagagagagggccaTTGGTTTGGTGGGGAATTACCAGGAAGTGAAGCGCTGCCATCACGGGCGCGCTTGAGCGTAGCATCGGAGACATGGACCCTCTTGGTGTTGCAGCCTCTGGCTCTGGTTGCACTGCTGTTGCTCTCCTTCTTCCCTTTTCCTTCTCCCCCCATTTCCTCCCAATTCCAACCCAGCAAAGTTTGAAGAAAGAGAAGCAATCAATCACAGGACGAGACGAGAGGAGACGAAGATGAATTTGAGGCGGCAGCCAATTGCCAAGCCCTAAGCATATAAATTGAAGAATTGCGAAAAACGAAACTTGAACATTtgcgcccccccccccatccCATGTTTTATCGACGGCGGGAAAATCAATCTTAAAAACATCAAAACTAAAAAGGAGGGAAAATGGTACTCACCGCCCCACTATATTATATCCTTTGACATTATTTGCTAGATAAAAGTAGATAATTAGGGAGCAAATAAGATAAACCATCTACAAAACCAGAGTATCAAGCTTGAGGATACTTGAACAGGCAACATTTTGAAACCAGGATTGGGATAATGGAAtcaattaagatttattttttatttaaaaataaatgtatgataatttaaatttaaaaataaaaaaatcataatcgatttttaaaattttatcgaCAAATAAGATTAACAtaagtttttagaatttatgTTAATAATTCTATCACCTTTAActttttccaaaaaataatatataaataacccCCCAAGGACTCTCCgactctttttcttctttacagTTAGTAGAGAAGATGAACTGCTAGAGCGACAGACTCAAAGAGTTTGccaatagaaacaaaaaattattcacCACTAGGATTTCAATGTGAACAAATTGTTTCAGACAACGACTAACCCTTTTTTTGGGGTAGTTTTAGCTATGATTCTAAGCAGCTTTTAGGAATCCTACCTAAGAACTCTAGGCTATTCCATTGCAAGACTAGATTTAAGTTGGGACTCTTGTTGCCAACAATAATTTCCTACattacatatcatatttttttttattttttttatgactcAAGTGTCCGAGTTTTGTCCACCTAATTTTGAAAGAGACTGACTTTCACTCGCAAGTTTATATACTCCAAAGTAGACAAGTAGTCAATTCCCACAAAATAGAGGCATTTCTGCCTCTACCAATAGTTAATTTCTCACCACTCTCAATAAAATTTAGAAGTTTTACCACTTGTGTCATGTTTTTGAGCTAGATGTCATATTATTAATTGGACGCATATATGTGGTTATCATGTATTGCATTAAAAGAGACATTGGGATACCATCTTATACTAGTTTTATTGGTTGAGGATCCTGAATGGAAATCTCTACAAATACCAAAGATTCTTTTCTAGCAATCTCTAGAAATGGACAAAGAGTTTGTTTCATTTCCATGATTAGATTGGGTATTCATCCTTGTAATTGGTTGTTCCAGAGGCTCCAAATATTAGGAGTTGATAGCGCTTTGAAAGAGTTGCAATTGTAGCTGCCAAAGACCCAATGCAGTGTGATACTGAAATTTTTCCTAAATAGCCATGCAAAACAACTTAAATAGtcgtttttaaattttcattttctaaaatagtaaaaatatatttattttcctttctttaaaaacacatttttgaaaataaaaaaaaattataaaaaaaactcaaacaataaaaaattattttaactattttcgTTACAAATAcgttcaaaaatttcaaaatgtgaaaaacgttatagaaaaaaaaaaacatattttcagtAATATCAAAacacactaaaaattaaaaattaaaaataaattcaaaattcaaaaactgAAATTTGAAACACAAAGGGCACAATCCCTAAGGCCCTGTTCTCTTTGTCGTTTTCGTGccgttttctattttcagtttttcaaaacactcaaaacgtgttctctttgttatttttaaaaacgcattttaaaaaacaagtaaaaattttgtgaaggaaattcaaaacagaaaaaactcgttttggctattttcagccaaaacacggctaaaatttcaaaacacggaaaacagcCGTGTTTCTTCTCACACAGTGCAAACGTGACTGCCTCCTCATTTCCCAAACTCCATCTCCCAGACTCCATTTCTTCTCTGCCTCCTCATTTCCCTCAAGCACTCCATCTTTCTTTTCTCATCCAAGCTCCAGCAACCCAGATTTTCCTATCCGTCGATCGCGCCAGCCACAGCATCAGCGCCCCCATCCATAGTTGACTGCACCTGCCAAGGCATCACCGCCCCCAGCTATCGTTGACCACCATTTCTTTCCCTCTTCTAGATCTGAGCAGATTTGACTCCATCTTGGCCATCGATTGCGCATCTTTTCCTTGTTGGTCGTCGATCGcgactctctttctctcttccagCCATCGTcaacccttttttttcttttttggccgTCGCAGCGCCTTCCACCGCCATCGCAGCCGCTGCACGTCGTCGCCACTAGCAACCCAGATCAGCGACGCCTTGCTTTCACCTACACCGATTGTTTCTTCTTTCCCCTTAGCCGTTCGCCTACACCGTTCGTCATTTCATCCTACGAATTTGGTCTTCAGGTTAAAAGCTTTGTattcttatttcaattattttgttcaTAATTTGATTTGTATTCTGATTTAAGCGATTTCAGTAATTTTGTGATAGTTTGCTTAAATCCGGATCTATGGATTTGTTGTCATGAGGAAGTAGGgttttagatttaaaaaatgtgatgtGTTCCTTGATTCTTTTAGAGATTTTTGGAATAGCTGTTGGGTTGTTTGAGTTTGTTTGGTGATTGTTTGTATGAGATTTTTGGAATGGTTGTTGGGTTGATTGAGTTTGTTTGATGATTATTGGTATGATTGATGAGATTTttattgacaatttttttaagtgtaattcTGTATTTAATATGTTCagaatgtaatatatatatatatatatggagttgCAGGCAGGGCTTTGGTTTGTTGTTGGCAGGTCACTTGGAATCTATGCCACTTTGTATATTTGTTTGGAATTAATGCATATTTGACTTGTAAGCAATTTGGGATAACTTGTAGTTATAGTTATAAGATACGTTTGAATAGGCTTGAAGCTAGTGGCTGCAAAATTGGGCTTCATGGACTGTTAATTGAAttagtgaaaatattatatgtgAAAAATCTTTCTTAGAAGTTCTTGTTGATATATTTCTCCTTAAAATCTTTTCCAACAGCATGTTTCGGTGATGTATTACTTCTTATACTTTATGTAGTACCTTGTGCTTAGGTTGTAGAAGACCTTGTTGCCTTTGTGCTTCTTGGGTCTTTTAACATCTTTGTGTTTCactttaaaacatattttgatgCTTTATGGAAGAACGCAtgtttctctttaatttctaATCAGATAAACTGGACAATTTTCTTCTATCTCATACATTGTTTCAAGCTGTCTCTAAAAGGAGGTGAAATATCTTACCAGGGAAAACCTTCTTGGGTTTTCTCTCTCAAAGGCCTTATAGCACTTAGATCTTTCAGCATTTTGTCACTACACTGTTGTTGCACTATGCCAATAAGCTTGTAGAATATAACAAAATGAACCATTGCGTAACAGTTTCTATACTCCAGCTCTTAAAATTGAAGGAAGAGCATGATAACATAGATTATGGATTGCTATTTTTTCTGAAATAAAGAATGGAATACCCATTCTTCAACTTAATATAGGTTCACTTATATGAAGGTAATTTactagaagagaaaaaaaaatagctttaaCAGCTAAGAAAGCCacttacaataaatgaaaatgcaTATCAAATCAGAAAGAAATTAGGTGATTTAAGTTCTTCTCATATTCTTTCTGTCACCATTGTAATATTACTTTTATTGCTATGGATGTCCTTTGCATTTAGTATACTAATTGAGTTGCCTAGTGTATTATAAAGCTTAACATGTAtagcattttttattagaaaatgtGAAAACATACTTCCTATTCAGAATTTTTCAGAACAGCCTCAATTATCTGAAGCATTGGAGGCGGTACAGGCATTTGAATAGCAATGTGTGAAttgataatttcatttttgcacCTCCTGTATTATGGTTTTGAATTGCTTATTCTAGAATTGTCTGTGTTGTTCACATGATTCTATCTTTTGATTGGCTAGCTACTCAATGgagtttaatcaattaaatagtGTTTGTTAGCCTTTTTCAGAATTTGCCTAAATCCTTCTAGGTGACAACCTTAGAGGCTTACAATTGATATACTGTTTTGCCCCACTAATTAAATTTCattaagaagaataaaaaatatagacttTTTTATTCTAACATTGTTAGAAATAACATTGATTCTAATTTTGGTATTATTACTACctatttctttttgctattagtgttgcattttttttcttgtgtttgtttttcttttccttggtcCAAATGTGGGTCTATCAAATTATgatgttgaattatttttaatgtccTGTGGAGTATATTTTAGTAAGTTGGAGTATATTTTTCGTgttatcttgatattttttattatcttcaaTATAGAACATGGGTGGTCACAGAGGTAAGACTAAGGAACCAATGTCGTGGTCCGATGAGAATGAACACGCATTTATTGGTATTCTTTACGAGAATGTGAAATCAGGGATGTTGCAATGTTCTACATTCACGAAAGACGATTGGGGCAAGATCAATCAAGCCATGATTACCCTCACAAAAACGGATTACGGCATAGATAGATTAAAGGGGAAATGGAACCGTTTACGTAAGGTACATCGCTTGTTCTCTGAACTTTTAGGACATACAGGTGTTACATGGGATCCAAATACCAACACAGTTAATGCTCCAGAGGAAGTTTGGCAACACTTTTATAcggtatatatttttagtaaagaaTATTTTCACCAtcattttttatcatatctATCTTACCCTTTTTTGCTATACAATATGATAATGTGTCTTATTTTTACTATTGTAGATTAACAAGTCCGAGtacaaaatattcaagaaaGAAGGATGTAAGCACTATGAAACTCTTGGAGAGATATTTAGCGGGACTACAGCTACTGGAGGATTAGGTAATGCTTCCACTCAGCTTCCTCCAACATCAGAGGAAGAAAGGCAGTTAGAAGATGATTTTTTGAACAGAGGAATTCATGTACGTGTGGAGAATGCTGATGAAGTTACAAATACTCGTCGGCGTGAAGAAATTGGTGAATCTAGCGAACGTCGACGTAAGGAACCTAAGATTAGTAAAACTGATAAACTCGATGCTTGTATGGCGCAATGGTCATCTACAGTTAGTATGAGGAATGAAGAAACTGAACTTAGGACACTTTACCTAAAAGAAAAGCTTGCAAAGCTTCAAGGAAAATCATGCAATCAATCAGATAATGAAGCTACTAGTCTGGATCCTTATTCAAATGTGATTTGCATGGACCTCTTGAACAATATGGAAGATGTGTCTAATGAGGTTTATATGAAAGCGATAAAGGCTTTTAAGGATCCAGATTTTAGAGTGTCATTTGTGAAGATGCcagaaattagaagaagacCTATCTTGGAGCTTCTTTGACTTGGTTGGTTGATTGCGTAATTTCTAATATCGTGTTATTTTCATTGGTGATGTTGTAGCTGAAAGTACTATGTTTTATTACATTAGCTTTAAGTACTGTTTTATCTTCATAGTTTGATGTTGATGGTTGTAGAACTGTGTTTCAACTGGAACTGTTTGATGTTGAGTTTATTTAGAATTGAATGCTTGTTATATTTTGGGGATTTAATTATGCTTAATTGCTTTGTTGTCGTTTTAGCTGATGTTGAATTATTTCTTTATGTTGATTATAATAAATGATGAATGATATGACTATTGATGgtgattataaatatatttatacacaggATGTCAACTGAATCAAATATGGTTGGTAATATGCATACCAATGATTCAACTGACGAAGATGCGAgtgatgatgattttttatttactgaTGATATTGTTGCAAATTTTGGGGATGTAATAATGCTTAATTGCTTTGTTGCCAGCAAAAGTAGTGTCATCGGCAGGGTACCTTGTAGAACGTCATTACTTACGGGAAAAATGTACATATTAGAGATTCTGAATGGACATCCGGATGTGTGTTATCGTAATTTTCGTATGCAGAAACATgtgtttatgaatttttgtgatacTTTGAAACAGAAGCAGCTGTTGAAAGATGGAAAAAAAGTGAGCGTTGAGGAGGGCGTAGCTATGTTTTTGATGATTGTAGGGCACACTACACGATATAGTATTATTGGTGATAGGTTTCAACATTCTAACAACACGATACACAAGTGGTTTAAACGAGTATTACGGGCTGTTTGTTCACTTGGCACAGAGATAATATGTCCAACACATCAAAATGTGCCACATGAGCGGATTTTGCGCAAATTTCCTTACTTTAAGGATTGCATAGGCGCAATAGATGGAACACATGTTGCAGCTTGGGCACCTACATCAAGACAAACATCTTTCCGTGGAAGGAAAACTAATATAACACAAAATGTGATGTTGACATGTGATTTTGATATGAAGTTCACATTTGTGTATTCTGGATGGGAAGGCACTGCTAATGATTCGCGAGTATTCATTGATGCAGTCACAAGAACTTCAAATAACTTTCCAATGCCACGCGGAGGTATAttctaatatttcaaataatttgtcaaatatttttataatatttgggtatttaggtctttttttttttttttttttttgcagatcAATTTTACCTTGTTGATTCTGGTTATCCAAACATGCCTGGTTTTCTTGCCCCTTATCGAGGACGAAGATATCATCTGCGTGATTATCTTGGACGAGGAAGACCGCGTGGAAAGGAAGAACTGTTCAACTATAGACATTCCTCGTGTCGTAACATTATTGAACGTTGCATTGGAGTTTTAAAGACAAGATttcctattttaaaattaattaccaatTATCCACTTAGTAGGCAAAGACAAATCCCTACTGCATGTTGTgcaatacataattatattcgCCATGAGCATGCTTTAGATAACTTGTTTGCTGAGTTTTCATCAGAGAATATGGTATTTCAAGATATGCCGGAGTCAAGTCAAGATCAAGGAGCCATACAATTTGATGCTAGTCAAACAGCTCAAATGGGACAAGTCAGGGATCAAATTGCTACACAAATGTGGAATGACTTTTCAAGGAGTCGTACATGATTATGTAGACTTATTTTAATCTTTAGTGTTCGAGCTGTTTTGATTTCTGTCATGACTATTTAAACTTGTAATTGTAATCCATTTGTTATTGAACTGTTgaatgtaatattatttatcatgaacaatcatattttcttattttcttaattttttatttttatttctccatttactattt
It contains:
- the LOC127798309 gene encoding protein ALP1-like; this encodes MSTESNMVGNMHTNDSTDEDASDDDFLFTDDIVANFGDVIMLNCFVASKSSVIGRVPCRTSLLTGKMYILEILNGHPDVCYRNFRMQKHVFMNFCDTLKQKQLLKDGKKVSVEEGVAMFLMIVGHTTRYSIIGDRFQHSNNTIHKWFKRVLRAVCSLGTEIICPTHQNVPHERILRKFPYFKDCIGAIDGTHVAAWAPTSRQTSFRGRKTNITQNVMLTCDFDMKFTFVYSGWEGTANDSRVFIDAVTRTSNNFPMPRGDQFYLVDSGYPNMPGFLAPYRGRRYHLRDYLGRGRPRGKEELFNYRHSSCQNMVFQDMPESSQDQGAIQFDASQTAQMGQVRDQIATQMWNDFSRSRT
- the LOC127798091 gene encoding uncharacterized protein At2g29880-like — encoded protein: MGGHRGKTKEPMSWSDENEHAFIGILYENVKSGMLQCSTFTKDDWGKINQAMITLTKTDYGIDRLKGKWNRLRKVHRLFSELLGHTGVTWDPNTNTVNAPEEVWQHFYTINKSEYKIFKKEGCKHYETLGEIFSGTTATGGLGNASTQLPPTSEEERQLEDDFLNRGIHVRVENADEVTNTRRREEIGESSERRRKEPKISKTDKLDACMAQWSSTVSMRNEETELRTLYLKEKLAKLQGKSCNQSDNEATSLDPYSNVICMDLLNNMEDVSNEVYMKAIKAFKDPDFRVSFVKMPEIRRRPILELL